The stretch of DNA CGCACCACCAATGGAACCCATACCCACCGGCTCCTTCTCCATACTCCACCTCGCTGCCGACGAAGGAGATTTTGTCTTCTTCCTCCACCTCCGTGGATTCATCAAGTCCGCAGTCCTCTGTAGATGTCAGCCCGCCTTTGATTGCCATGGCTGCTATAGCCGTAATAACTTTCATCGCCATCATCTTCTCCCGCCCAATTACCCGCCAATTCCTCCGATTCTACCGCCGACACAGACAGGGGCAACGACGATACGTCCCGTCATCGTCTGCCGGAGATGGCCTCTCGCTTCCGTATTCATTTGACTCCCCTAGAGACGCTAGTTTCTATATCGTGTCACCTGAAGGGCTGCATGAATCTCTCATCAAGACGATTCCTCTCTCGATGTTCACTCGCAAAAGCGGCTTCCATGATTGCGCAGTGTGTTTGCTCGAATTCGAGGAAAATGATTACGTCCGTACACTCCCCACTTGCTCGCATGCTTTCCACGTCGATTGTATAGACATGTGGCTGCGTTCACACGCAAACTGCCCACTTTGTCGGGCCGGAATATTCCGCCAGGATTCTCCTTTCAGACCGGTAATGGCAGCAAGGATACGGCCAAGTTTGGATGATATTATTTTCCCGAGCACAATTCTCCAGCCTCTGCCTGAAATTCCAACCAATTCAGAGGCGGCGGTGACGGTGATGGTAGATGAAATCACCCAGGAGCCCTCGCCGAGCCAGGAGAGGATAAACAACCAATCAGAAGACAGATTCAACGGCCGAAATTTCTTGTTGACGAGATCGTATTCTTTCGAATTCGAACGAAACTTAGGTTCGGATAACCTAGGGACAGAGCCCTCGACCGCCTCGCCATGTCGGTTCCGGCGAGGTGGCGGAGGTTTCTGGAGCAAACGTCTGTCGCCTTTCAGCTCAATAGCGAAACCTAGAGTTTTCTCATTCCATCACTACAGAGGAATGAAATCTCCATTTTCCCGACGGCGGAGCTTCCTACCACTCTCGGAATCGAGCGTGCGTACTAGCGGAGGCGGCTCGTCGAGACGGCGAAAGTCGTCGGCGAGTCCAATGTTCATTAGGACTTCTGCTGGGGCCAATGGGTTAGCCTTGTCGAGCCGGCTAAGGAGCGGTGATCCGGAGGCCTTGCTTTCACCGGAGAGATTTAATAGACGGTGAGGATGCGTGACACGTGGACCGGCAACAAGAAAACGAACGGTCGATGTCAATGTAGAAGACTACGGGGGGTGGTA from Primulina tabacum isolate GXHZ01 chromosome 3, ASM2559414v2, whole genome shotgun sequence encodes:
- the LOC142539852 gene encoding RING-H2 finger protein ATL65-like, producing MLRRSSAPASLPHHQWNPYPPAPSPYSTSLPTKEILSSSSTSVDSSSPQSSVDVSPPLIAMAAIAVITFIAIIFSRPITRQFLRFYRRHRQGQRRYVPSSSAGDGLSLPYSFDSPRDASFYIVSPEGLHESLIKTIPLSMFTRKSGFHDCAVCLLEFEENDYVRTLPTCSHAFHVDCIDMWLRSHANCPLCRAGIFRQDSPFRPVMAARIRPSLDDIIFPSTILQPLPEIPTNSEAAVTVMVDEITQEPSPSQERINNQSEDRFNGRNFLLTRSYSFEFERNLGSDNLGTEPSTASPCRFRRGGGGFWSKRLSPFSSIAKPRVFSFHHYRGMKSPFSRRRSFLPLSESSVRTSGGGSSRRRKSSASPMFIRTSAGANGLALSSRLRSGDPEALLSPERFNRR